The nucleotide window CCGCCGCCGTCTCCAGAAAGGCGGTCGGCGCCTTCAGCCCCGGCACCAGCCCGGACAGGTTGGCGACCGCCAGATAGAGGAACAGCGTGCCCAGCAGCGGCAGGAAGGGCGTGGCGTCGGTCTGCATCGTCTCGGCGATCTGGCGGCGCAGGGTCTCCACCACCAGTTCCAGCACGGTCTGGACGCGGCCCGGCCGCTCGACCCGCAGATGCCGCGTCGCCAGCGCGGCGCCCAGCGTCATGACCGCCATCAGTCCCCAGGTGACGACGACCGGCAGCGTGACCGGGACCGGTCCGAGCAGGAAGACGACCGGCGTCGTCAGGGGCGATTCCGTCATGGCGCTTCCGCCCCGGCCCGCTTTTCGCGCCGGACCACGAGGCCGCGGGCCAGCTGGAAGCCGGCCAGCATCGCCAGCAGCGCCGCGGCGCCTCCCCACAGGGCGGCGGCGGTGAAGCCGGCGGCGGCGGCGGCCAGCCGCAGCAGATGGAGCGGAAGCGCCCGCCGGACCCCGCCGGCCACATAGAGCCGTGAGGTCGCCGCCAGCCCGCGGAAGAACAGGAGTCCCAATGCCAGCCCCGCCAGCGCGCCGGCCAGAATGGGAAGCAGTTCGGCGGCGGTCATCGGGTCAGCGCTCCTGCTCGATACGGGACCAGGCGAGCCAGCCGCCGAGCACCACGCCGAGGAACAGCAGCGCCGCCGTCCAGAAGATCCCGCCGCCCGCCCGCTCGTCGAGCCAGCGCCCGGTGAACAGGCCGGCCAGCGTCGGTACGATCACCAGCCAGCCCAGCGCCCCGATCAGGGCGAGGTTGCGGCCCAGTGGCCTTTCGCCCTCGCGCATCCAGCGCTCCCGCCTTTCGCGGCGGCGGCGGACGCTGCCCGGAAGCGGATCCTGCCCGTCGGTCATGGCGCCTCCTCCCCGCCGTCGGCAATGGGGACGACGGGGGTATTGGTGCGGCGGTCGGGATGCAGGTAGGTCAGGATGTGGCGGATCGCGGCCAGATGCATGCGGCGGGCGCCGCTGTGCGCCTCCCCCTCCTCCTCGCGGTCGTGGCGGAAGCGGGCGAGCACGTCGCGTTCCAGGGCCTGCAGATCGTCGCCGACCACCGCCTCCCGCGTCGCCACGGCGATCCGGGCGCCGTCGCGGACGGTCAGCACCCCGCCGCGCACGGCGCAGTAGCCTTCGCGCCCGGCGGCGTCGCGCCAGCTGACGACCGAAACCGCCAGGGCGGTCAGCAGGTCGGCGTGGCCGGGCCAGATGCCGAAGGCACCGCTGGCATCCTCCGCCCGCAGGTGGCGGAGGCCGGTGAGCTTGGCGGCGACGGAGGTGGGGGTGGTGACGAGGAGGGACAACCCTTCCGCCCGCTTCGCTTCCCCCTCACCCCGGTCCTCTTCCCGGGGGGGAGAGGGGGACATCCGCAGGTCTGTGCTCATTCCTCCCTCCCGGCGCGGTCGCGCTCGCGCACCTGATCGAGGGTGCCGGTCATGAAGTAGGAGCTTTCGGCCCAGTCGTCGCCCTCACCGTCCAGTATAGCGCGGCAGCCCTTCAGCGTTTCCTCCAGGGGCACGCTGACGCCGCCATGGCCCGTGAAGGCCTCCGTCACCAGGAAGGGCTGGGTCAGGAAGCGCTGCAGGCGGCGGGCGCGGCGCACGGCCAGACGGTCGGCGGCACTCAGTTCCTCCATGCCCAGCAGCGCGATGACGTCCTGCAGTTCGCGGTAATGGGCGATGGTCTTGCGCACCTCCTCCGCCAGCCGGTAATGCGCCTCCCCCACCACCAGCGGGTCGAGCAGGCTGGACGTGGAACTCAGGGGATCCACCGCCGGATACAGCCCTTCCGCCGCCATGGCGCGCGATAGCACGATGGAGCTGTCGAGATGGCTGAACAGCTCCGCCACCGCGGGATCGGTGAAGTCGTCGGCCGGGACATAGACCGCCTGGATCGCCGTCACCACCGCGCCGGGGGTGGAGGCGATCCGCTCCTCCAGCTCGGCGATCTCGCTGGCCAGCGTGGGTTGGTAGCCGACGCGCGACGGCAGGCGGCCGAGCAGGCCCGACACTTCGGCGCCGGCCTGGACGAAGCGGAAGACGTTGTCCATCAGCAGAAGCACGTCGCGCCGTGCCTCGTCGCGGAAATGCTCGGCGATGGTCAGCGCGGTGAGGCCGACGCGCCAGCGCGCCCCCGGCGGCTCGTTCATCTGGCCGAAGACGAGCGCGGTGCGGTCGAGCACGCCGGAGCGCTGCATCTCCTCCCACAGCTCCTGTCCCTCGCGGGAGCGTTCGCCGATGCCGGCGAAGACGGAGATGCCGGTGTGGCGCTCCACCATCTTGCGGATCAGCTCCATCACCAGCACGGTCTTGCCGACCCCGGCGCCGCCGAACATCGCCGCCTTGCCGCCGCGGGCCAACGGGGACAGCAGGTCTATCACCTTGATGCCGGTTTCCATCATGTCGCGCCGCGGGCTGCGCCGGGCGAGCGGCGGCGGCGGGCGGTGGATCGGCGCGCGCGGCGTGTCGGGCGGCATCTCCGGCCCGTCGTCGCGCGCCTGCCCCATGACGTCGATCAGCCGGCCCAGCACGGCGTCGCCCACCGGGGCGGTCAGCGGGCCGCCGGTGGGTCGGGCCGGCGTGCCCCGCCGCAGGCCGGAGGTTCCCTGCAGCGCGATGGCGCGCAGGGTGGCGGCGTCGAGATGGCCCTGCACCTCCGCCACCAGCCGTTCCGGGCCGTCCCACAGGATCTCCACCGCATCGAACAGCGGCGGCAGCGGCGCGTCGGGAAAGCGGATGTCGATGACGGAACCACGGACCGCCACGACCCGGCCCGGAGCCGAGCCGGATTCCGGGGCGGCAGGCGGATCGGCGGACGGATCGGCGGACGGATCGGCAGACGGTTGCGCGGAGGTTTGAAAGGACATGGTCGCTCCGGCCGATTGGGTAGGACGGAAACCGTGCGGGATGGAGGCGGTTACGGCAGTGCAGCGGCGGTGCAACGAGATCGGGGTCCCACCCGGCCTTCCCCCGGCCGGCGGGGGAAGGGGCGCCTGGATGCTCCCGTGGATTTCTCCCGTGGGGGCGCCGTGGGGGTGGAGGGCAATGCGTCAACCAGATCGACCACCGGATCCCAGCATAGCTCCCTCCGTTGCGTTGCGGAATTGCGTCAAATCAAACCCTGCCCCAATGGAATCGCCCGGCCAGGGTCCCGTGCCGCCGGGATGCCGTTCAGGAGGCCGTCAAAGACGTTCGCAGACTTCATGGGTGGGGTGCAGGGGGCAGACGGGTGTAAGCCGATGGGAATTGGAGGTTTGCGGCCCTTCACCTCAACCGCAGAGCCTGCGGATAATCATGGTTTTCTTCGGCCCCGCCCGGCGAGGGAAGAAGGCTTTTCAATTCCCGGCGCGGGCGGTGGCGAAGGAGCGGGACTCGCGTCTGCGGTCGCGCATGATATGGCGCAACAGCCCGCGGTAGGCATGCGATCGACCGCTTCGCTCAAGGCTGCGGTGGCGCCGCCGGGGAGCAGGTTGGGGAACAGGCCAGCGAACAGGCGTCCATCCTCCGCCGCCGGGTCGCAGCGGGCGGTGTGGAACGTGCCGAAGCCGTGGGAAAGCGGGAATAGCAGGGAGGACGTCATCGCCCCATGCTCCCGACCGCTCACGGCGGAATTGTCGCGCCGGGAGGGTCGGGTGGCAAGGGGCGATGACGCCGCGGGGTGGTGTGCCTTAGCCCATGATCTCGAACTTGATGCCCTGGGCGAGCGGCAGAGCGGAGGAGTAGTTCACCGTCGCGGTCTGGCGGCGCATATAGGCCTTCCAGGCGTCGGACCCGGATTCACGACCGCCGCCAGTCTCCTTCTCGCCGCCGAAGGCGCCGCCGATCTCGGCGCCGCTGGGACCGATGTTGACGTTGGCGATGCCGCAGTCGGACCCGGCGGCCGACAGGAACCGCTCCGTCTCACGGACGTCGGTGGAGAAGATGCAGGAGGACAGGCCCTGCGGCACCGCGTTCTGAAGCGCAATGGCCTCGTCCAGCGTGTCGTAGGTCAGGACATAGAGGATCGGCGCGAAGGTCTCGTGCCGGACCACGTCGGTCTGGCCCGGCATCTCGACGATGGCGGGGGTGACGTAATAGGCGTCGGGGAAGCGGTCGGTCAGCGTGCGCTCGCCGCCGGTCACCGTGCCGCCTTCGGCCTTCGCGGACTCCAGCGCGCGCTGCATCGCCTTGAAGGCGTCGGCATCGACCAGCGGACCCATCAGCACGCCGGATTCCAGCGGGCTGCCGATCGGAACCGAGGCGTAGGCCGCCTTCAGGCGGGGCAGCAGTTGGTCCTTGATCGAACGGTGGACGATCAGCCGGCGCAGCGTGGTGCAGCGCTGGCCGCAGGTGCCGACGGCGGAGAACAGGATGGCGCGCAGGGCCATGTCGAGGTCGGCCGACGGCGCCACGATCATGGCGTTGTTGCCGCCCAGCTCCAGGATCGAGCGGCCGAAGCGCTCCGCCACCACCTTGGCGACCTCGCGGCCCATGCGGGTGGAGCCGGTGGCCGAGACGATGGGGAAGCCGGGGTGGGCGACCAGCGCCTCGCCGATCTCACGCCCGCCCTGGACGACCTGGGACAGGTTGGCCGGCGCGTCGCCGAAGCGGGCGACGGCGCGCTCGAAGATCACCTGGCAGGCGGCGGCGGTCAGCGGGGTCTTTTCCGACGGCTTCCAGACGACCGGGTCGCCGCAGACCAGCGCCAGCGCCGCGTTCCACGACCACACCGCCACCGGGAAGTTGAAGGCGGAGATGACGAGGCAGGGGCCGGCCGGGTGCCAGGTCTCGCGCATGGAATGGCCCGGACGCTCCGACGCGATGGTCAGGCCGTAGAGCTGGCGCGACAGGCCGACGGCGAAGTCGCAGATGTCGATCATCTCCTGCACTTCGCCCAGGCCTTCCTGGTAGATCTTGCCGGCTTCCAGCGAAACCAGACGGCCGAGATCCTCCTTGGCGGCGCGCAGTTCCTCGCCCAGCAGGCGGACCAGCTCGCCGCGGCGCGGGGCCGGCACCGAACGCCACGCCTCGAAGGCGCGGGCGGCATTGGCGACGATGTCCGACACCTGCGACGGCGCGGTCTCCGCCACCGTGGCGAGGGTGGCGCCGTCGACCGGCGACCGGGCGGTGAGCCCGGCTCCGCTGGAGGTCAGGCCGAAACGGGAGAGGATGTCGCTGTGCTGCACCGGGGTGGCTCCTTGGGTCAGTAAAATCTCTCCCTTGCCCTACGGGAGGAAGGGGGGAGAGGGGACTAAGAGGTGTGTTTCGTTAAATCACTTCCCCTTGCCCGCCGCACGGATTTCGGAAAGCGTCCGGCTCGGGGTCAGGGCTTCGGGGTCGAGCTTGATGTGGATGATCGCCGGCAGACCGGACGCGCGGGCGCGTTCGAAGGCCGGGGCGAACTGGTCGGTGGTCTCCACCGTCTCGCCATGGCCGCCATAGGCGCGGGCGAAGGCGGCGAAATCGGGATTCTTCAGCACCGTGCCGGACACACGGCCGGGATATTCGCGCTCCTGGTGCATGCGGATGGTGCCGTACATGCCGTTGTCGACCAGCAGCACGATGACGGCGGCGCCTTCCTGCACGGCGGTGCCGAACTCCAGCCCCGTCATCTGGAAACAGCCGTCGCCGGCGAAGCAAAGAACGTCGCGGGTGGGGTGCTCCAGCTTGGCGGCGATGGCGGCCGGCAGTCCGTAGCCCATCGAGCCGCAGGCGGGCGCCACCTGGGTGCCGAAGCGGCGGAAGCGGTGGAAGCGGTGGATCCAGGTGGCGTAGTTGCCTGCGCCGTTGGTGAAGACGGCGTCATCGTCCAGCCGGTCGTCCAGCCAGGCCATGATGCGGCCCATCTGCACGTCGCCGGGGATGGCCTCGGGCGGGGTGCTCCAGGCCTCATAGGCGGCGTGCGCCGCTTCGGCGCGGGCGGCCCAGCCGGGCTTGGCCGTTACGGTCAGCCCGGCCATCGCCTCCAGGAAGGCGGCCGGGGTGGCGGCCATGCCCAAGGTCGGGCGGAAGACCCGGCCGATCTCGTCGGCGCCGGGATGGATGTGGACCACCGCCTTGCCCCCGGCCTTGCCGGGATCGGGGATGCCCAGCAGTTCGTAGCCCTGGGACGGCACCTCGGAGAAGCGGTCGCCGAGCAGGATCAGCAGGTCGCTGTCCCCGACCAGCGCCGCCAGCTTCGGGTTGATGCCCAAGCCGATGTCGCCGGCATAGAGCGGGTGGCGGTGATCGAACAGCATCTGGCGGCGGAAGGTGACCGCCACCGGCAGCGACAGCGTCTCTGCGAAGTCTTGCAGCGCCGTTACCGCCGCCTCGGTCCAGCGCGAGCCGCCGGCGACCAGCAGGGGCCGCTCCGCCTTGTCCAGCAGGGCGCCGAAGGATGCGACCTGGGCCGGCGTGGGGGCGCTGTCCACCGGCTCCGCCCGCGGGGCGGCGGCGACGTCGGCGGTTTCGGTCAGCGTGTCTTCCGGCAGGGCCAGCACCACCGGACCGGGCCGGCCGGACATCGCGGTGTGAAAGGCGCGGGAGATCATCTCCGGCACGCGGTCGGCGCTGTCGATCTCGGCGACCCACTTGCACATGCCGCCGAACAGCTTGCCGTAATCGACCTCCTGGAAGGCGTCGCGGCCGCGCATGCCGCGCTCGATCTGGCCCACCAGAACGACCAGCGGGGTTTCGTCCTGCTGGGCGACATGGATGCCGGAGGCGGCGTTGGTGGCGCCGGGGCCGCGGGTGACGAGGCAGACGCCGGGGCGGCCGGTCAGCTTGGCCTGCGCCTCCGCCATCATCGCCGCGCCGCCTTCGTGGCGGGCGACGACCATCTCGATCGGGCTGTCGTGCAGGGCGTCGAGCACGGCGAGATAGCTCTCGCCCGGCACGCCGAACACCCGCCGCACGCCCTGCGCCTCCAGGGCTTCGACGATCAATTGACCACCGGTCTTCATCGCGATGCCGTCCCGCCTGTTCAGGATCTCCAGGATACCGACCGTGCCGTGCCCCGCGCCAGAGCGCAAACGACTTTCTTTCCAGCCGTCATGAGCTTTGGTAATGAAGCGGCCATGGATCTGCAGCGCCGCCTTCTCCCCTCCATGAGCATGCTGACCGCTTTCGAGGCGGCGGCCCGCACCGGCAGCTTCACGGCGGCGGCTGCGGAGCTGTCGCTGACGCAAGGGGCGGTCAGCCGGCAGGTCAAGGCGCTGGAGGACCAGATCGGCACGGCGCTGTTCACCCGCAAAGGCCAGCGGGTGACGCTGACCCCCACGGGCGCGCTCTACGCCGACCCGATCCGCGACGCGCTGCGCCAGATCGCGGCGGCCACCGTGCGGACCATCGCGGCACCCAAGGGCGGCGCACTGAACCTCGCCATCCTGCCGACCTTCGGCACGCGCTGGCTGGTGCCGCGTCTGCCTGCCTTCCAGGCGGCGCACCCGCAGGTGACGATCCATTTCACCACCAAGCTGGCGCCCTTCGACTTCCGCCTGCACGACCTCGACGCCGCGATCCATTACGGATTGGGCGACTGGCCCGACGCCGTTTGCGACCATCTGCTGGACGAGGAGGTGCTGCCGGTCTGCTCGCCCGCCTTCCTCGCGGCGCACCCGGTGGCGGAGCCGGCGGACCTGCTGTCGCTGCCGCTGCTGCACACCAGCACCCGCGCCGACGCCTGGAACGAGTGGCTGTCGGCCCAGGGCCTTGCGCCCCGTCCCGGTGCCGGCATGGTGTTCGAGCAGTTCGCCACGACCGCCCAGGCGGCGGAGGCCGGGCTGGGCGTCGCCCTGCTGCCGACCCTGCTGGTCCGCGCCGAGCTGGAGGACGGTACCCTGGTCCCGGTCATCGACCGGCCTCACCGCAGCGTGCGGGCCTATTACCTCGTACACCCTCGCGGCAAGGCCAACCACCCGCCCTTTGCCGCCTTCCGGCAGTGGCTGCTGGCGGAGGCGCGTGCGGACTGGCCGGCAAAGTAGGTCACCTGCCGCGGATCATGTCCCAGCTTGCCATCACGGCCCCGCCCGCGATCAGCGCGCAGGCGGCCCAGACGGTCCAGCCGCCGCTGGCCTGTCCGAACAGGATCAGCAGCAGGGTGGAGGCCGGCGGCACGGCGTAGGACATCACGCCCAGCGCCCGGATGTCGCCGCGCTTCATCCCGTGGTCCCACACGAAGAAGGCCAGCCCGTCCGGTCCGATGCCGAGCGCCAGCAGGGCGAGCCAGCCCAGCATCTCCTGCGGCCAGACGGTGGCCTCCTCGAACAGCAGGTGCCCGGTCAGGCCCAGCAGGGCGGTGACGAGGCAGAAGCCGCTCACCGCTTCGGTCGGGACGGAGCCGAAGCGGCGCGACAGCACCGAATAGGCGCCCCAGATCAGCGCCGCAGCGAGCGCCGCGCCGTAAGCCGGCAGATTGCCGCCATCCAGGTGCAGGCCGCCGCCGCGCCCCGACACGATCAGCGCCGTGCCGGCCAGCCCGCACAGCGCGCCCGCGACATGGCTGGGCTTCAGCCTTTCTCCAGGCAACAGGGCGGAGAACAGCACGATGCACAGCGGCCAGAGATAATTGAGCAGATTGACCTCGACGGCCGACGCCGGCGCGAGGTGGAAGGCCAGGAACAGGCAGGCATGGTAGCCGAACAGGCCGCCGACCCCGACCAGCCAGACCGGCGGCGGCTGGCGCATCGCGCTCAGCACGCTGCGTCCGCGCACCGCCGCGATGGTGCTGCCGGTCAGGAAGGCCAGCCCGAAGGTGACCGCCACCAGTTGCAGCGGCGGCATGGCGCTGGACATCGAGGTCAGCAGTGCGGCCGTCGACCACAACAGGATGGCGATGGCGCCGACGCCGGTGGCACGGCGCACCTCGGATGCGGAGGGTGGGGCGGCGTGGCAGCGGAGGGATTCGGGAAGGGCGTCGGAGCTCATGAAGGGTGCATAGCCGACGCGTTCCCAACCCGCAAGGTCATGCTTTGAAGAAGCTGGTCCTAGGGGACGGTCCGCTCCAGGAAATATTCCATCTCCTGGATGATGCCGCTCTGGGCGGCCCACAGGGCGGCCTGGGTGCGGTTGCGGACGTTGATTGTCTGCATGATGTGGCGCACGTGCAGCTTGACGAGATCCTCGGTCATCAGCATTTCACGCGCGATCTCCTTGTTGCTGCAGCCGTCCATGATCAGCTTCAGGATGCGTGCATGGCGCGGGTAGAGGCCGGGATATCCCAGAAGTTCGGATTCATGCTGGGTCACCGACCCGTCCTCGCCGCCGCGGCGGAGCGCGGTGGGAGAGAAGTAGTCGAAGCATTCCTCCGGCACCACCGGTTCGCCGGCATGGATCAGGCGCAGGGCCAGGACGAAGGCGGAGGGCGCCATCCGGTTCAGCAGATAGCCGCGCACGCCGAAACGCAGCGCCATCCGCATGTGGTGGGCCGAGAATTCGTCCGCGATCATCGCCAGCTTGGCGTCCTCGCCGTACCAGCTGCGGAAGTTCCAGGCGTCGGTCTTGAGCGAGGCGAGATCGAACAGCACGATGTCCGCGGTCCGTTCGCCGGCCTGTTGTTCGCCGGCCCGCTCGCTGCCGCCGTTTCCGGCCTGCGGTTCCAGCGTGACCACCGCTCCTCCGGCGAGGGAGCCGGCGGCATAACGGTCGCCCGCCCCATTCGCCCGCCCGTTCCATGCCGTCTTCGGGGACAGCCCCGTGGCGAGCCGGCTTTGCGGATCGATGACCTCGAAGCAATCATCCAGGATGTTCAGGATGGATTCACGCAGCAATCGGCTCTGATTGTGAACAATCACACGAATGCGATCGGTCATGTCCGTCTCCCCCAGGAATGGACGATATGGCGGGCGACACCATCGCGCGGCCGGGCCGCAAGGGCTCCTCCCCCGAACGCTGTACGGAAGGGCGGCAAGGGCAGCGCAGCGATTCGGACTGCCGGTTTCTCTGTCCGGCGATTTGCCCTCGGCTCCCCGTTCGAGCCCTCGCGTTTGCTGCGTCGTCTGCCGCCGCGCCGAACCGGCGCGATATGCGAAACCGATGGACGATGCACGTTGTATCGA belongs to Azospirillum ramasamyi and includes:
- a CDS encoding F0F1 ATP synthase subunit A, with the translated sequence MTESPLTTPVVFLLGPVPVTLPVVVTWGLMAVMTLGAALATRHLRVERPGRVQTVLELVVETLRRQIAETMQTDATPFLPLLGTLFLYLAVANLSGLVPGLKAPTAFLETAAALALVVLLASQALGIRRRGLWTYLKGFAHPTPLLLPLNILSELTRAFSLSVRLFGNVMSGEFVIAIVLSLAGLFVPVPLMALELLLGLVQAYIFTVLAAVFIGGGVGTIEKG
- a CDS encoding ATP synthase subunit I; amino-acid sequence: MTAAELLPILAGALAGLALGLLFFRGLAATSRLYVAGGVRRALPLHLLRLAAAAAGFTAAALWGGAAALLAMLAGFQLARGLVVRREKRAGAEAP
- a CDS encoding AtpZ/AtpI family protein — encoded protein: MTDGQDPLPGSVRRRRERRERWMREGERPLGRNLALIGALGWLVIVPTLAGLFTGRWLDERAGGGIFWTAALLFLGVVLGGWLAWSRIEQER
- a CDS encoding F0F1 ATP synthase subunit epsilon, which codes for MSTDLRMSPSPPREEDRGEGEAKRAEGLSLLVTTPTSVAAKLTGLRHLRAEDASGAFGIWPGHADLLTALAVSVVSWRDAAGREGYCAVRGGVLTVRDGARIAVATREAVVGDDLQALERDVLARFRHDREEEGEAHSGARRMHLAAIRHILTYLHPDRRTNTPVVPIADGGEEAP
- the atpD gene encoding F0F1 ATP synthase subunit beta, whose amino-acid sequence is MSFQTSAQPSADPSADPSADPPAAPESGSAPGRVVAVRGSVIDIRFPDAPLPPLFDAVEILWDGPERLVAEVQGHLDAATLRAIALQGTSGLRRGTPARPTGGPLTAPVGDAVLGRLIDVMGQARDDGPEMPPDTPRAPIHRPPPPLARRSPRRDMMETGIKVIDLLSPLARGGKAAMFGGAGVGKTVLVMELIRKMVERHTGISVFAGIGERSREGQELWEEMQRSGVLDRTALVFGQMNEPPGARWRVGLTALTIAEHFRDEARRDVLLLMDNVFRFVQAGAEVSGLLGRLPSRVGYQPTLASEIAELEERIASTPGAVVTAIQAVYVPADDFTDPAVAELFSHLDSSIVLSRAMAAEGLYPAVDPLSSTSSLLDPLVVGEAHYRLAEEVRKTIAHYRELQDVIALLGMEELSAADRLAVRRARRLQRFLTQPFLVTEAFTGHGGVSVPLEETLKGCRAILDGEGDDWAESSYFMTGTLDQVRERDRAGREE
- the amaB gene encoding L-piperidine-6-carboxylate dehydrogenase produces the protein MQHSDILSRFGLTSSGAGLTARSPVDGATLATVAETAPSQVSDIVANAARAFEAWRSVPAPRRGELVRLLGEELRAAKEDLGRLVSLEAGKIYQEGLGEVQEMIDICDFAVGLSRQLYGLTIASERPGHSMRETWHPAGPCLVISAFNFPVAVWSWNAALALVCGDPVVWKPSEKTPLTAAACQVIFERAVARFGDAPANLSQVVQGGREIGEALVAHPGFPIVSATGSTRMGREVAKVVAERFGRSILELGGNNAMIVAPSADLDMALRAILFSAVGTCGQRCTTLRRLIVHRSIKDQLLPRLKAAYASVPIGSPLESGVLMGPLVDADAFKAMQRALESAKAEGGTVTGGERTLTDRFPDAYYVTPAIVEMPGQTDVVRHETFAPILYVLTYDTLDEAIALQNAVPQGLSSCIFSTDVRETERFLSAAGSDCGIANVNIGPSGAEIGGAFGGEKETGGGRESGSDAWKAYMRRQTATVNYSSALPLAQGIKFEIMG
- a CDS encoding thiamine pyrophosphate-binding protein, with translation MKTGGQLIVEALEAQGVRRVFGVPGESYLAVLDALHDSPIEMVVARHEGGAAMMAEAQAKLTGRPGVCLVTRGPGATNAASGIHVAQQDETPLVVLVGQIERGMRGRDAFQEVDYGKLFGGMCKWVAEIDSADRVPEMISRAFHTAMSGRPGPVVLALPEDTLTETADVAAAPRAEPVDSAPTPAQVASFGALLDKAERPLLVAGGSRWTEAAVTALQDFAETLSLPVAVTFRRQMLFDHRHPLYAGDIGLGINPKLAALVGDSDLLILLGDRFSEVPSQGYELLGIPDPGKAGGKAVVHIHPGADEIGRVFRPTLGMAATPAAFLEAMAGLTVTAKPGWAARAEAAHAAYEAWSTPPEAIPGDVQMGRIMAWLDDRLDDDAVFTNGAGNYATWIHRFHRFRRFGTQVAPACGSMGYGLPAAIAAKLEHPTRDVLCFAGDGCFQMTGLEFGTAVQEGAAVIVLLVDNGMYGTIRMHQEREYPGRVSGTVLKNPDFAAFARAYGGHGETVETTDQFAPAFERARASGLPAIIHIKLDPEALTPSRTLSEIRAAGKGK
- the gcvA gene encoding transcriptional regulator GcvA codes for the protein MDLQRRLLPSMSMLTAFEAAARTGSFTAAAAELSLTQGAVSRQVKALEDQIGTALFTRKGQRVTLTPTGALYADPIRDALRQIAAATVRTIAAPKGGALNLAILPTFGTRWLVPRLPAFQAAHPQVTIHFTTKLAPFDFRLHDLDAAIHYGLGDWPDAVCDHLLDEEVLPVCSPAFLAAHPVAEPADLLSLPLLHTSTRADAWNEWLSAQGLAPRPGAGMVFEQFATTAQAAEAGLGVALLPTLLVRAELEDGTLVPVIDRPHRSVRAYYLVHPRGKANHPPFAAFRQWLLAEARADWPAK
- a CDS encoding DMT family transporter — its product is MSSDALPESLRCHAAPPSASEVRRATGVGAIAILLWSTAALLTSMSSAMPPLQLVAVTFGLAFLTGSTIAAVRGRSVLSAMRQPPPVWLVGVGGLFGYHACLFLAFHLAPASAVEVNLLNYLWPLCIVLFSALLPGERLKPSHVAGALCGLAGTALIVSGRGGGLHLDGGNLPAYGAALAAALIWGAYSVLSRRFGSVPTEAVSGFCLVTALLGLTGHLLFEEATVWPQEMLGWLALLALGIGPDGLAFFVWDHGMKRGDIRALGVMSYAVPPASTLLLILFGQASGGWTVWAACALIAGGAVMASWDMIRGR
- a CDS encoding LuxR C-terminal-related transcriptional regulator, whose protein sequence is MTDRIRVIVHNQSRLLRESILNILDDCFEVIDPQSRLATGLSPKTAWNGRANGAGDRYAAGSLAGGAVVTLEPQAGNGGSERAGEQQAGERTADIVLFDLASLKTDAWNFRSWYGEDAKLAMIADEFSAHHMRMALRFGVRGYLLNRMAPSAFVLALRLIHAGEPVVPEECFDYFSPTALRRGGEDGSVTQHESELLGYPGLYPRHARILKLIMDGCSNKEIAREMLMTEDLVKLHVRHIMQTINVRNRTQAALWAAQSGIIQEMEYFLERTVP